A genomic stretch from Halichoerus grypus chromosome 5, mHalGry1.hap1.1, whole genome shotgun sequence includes:
- the MOS gene encoding proto-oncogene serine/threonine-protein kinase mos, translated as MPSPLPRRSYLPSEFSPSADSRSCSSPSELPSKAGKLSLGGTPPRAPRLPRRLAWCSIDWEQVCFLQRLGAGGFGSVYKATYHGVPVAIKLVNKCTKNRLASQRSFWAELNIARLRHDNIVRVVAASARTPAGFNSLGTIIMEFGGNVTLHQAIYGAASCPEEDVQPHCRAGEQLNLEKCLKYSLDIVNGLLFLHSQNIVHLDLKPANILISEQDVCKIGDFGCSEKLEDQLCFQTPPYPLGGTYTHRAPELLKGETLTPKADIYSFAITLWQMATKEAPYSGERQYVLYAVVAYNLRPALSAAVFTDSISGKRLEKIIQCCWRARALQRPSAELLLVDLNSLRAEFD; from the coding sequence ATGCCCTCGCCTCTTCCCCGGCGCAGTTACCTCCCCAGCGAGTTTTCTCCCTCGGCGGACTCGCGGTCCTGCAGCAGCCCTTCCGAGCTCCCAAGCAAGGCAGGGAAGCTCTCCCTGGGTGGCACTCCTCCCAGGGCACCACGGCTACCACGCCGGCTGGCCTGGTGCTCCATCGACTGGGAACAGGTGTGCTTCCTGCAGAGGCTGGGAGCTGGCGGGTTTGGCTCGGTGTACAAGGCCACTTACCACGGTGTTCCGGTGGCCATAAAGCTAGTGAACAAGTGCACCAAGAACCGACTGGCGTCCCAGCGCAGTTTCTGGGCTGAGCTCAACATCGCCAGGCTTCGCCACGATAACATCGTGCGGGTGGTGGCTGCCAGCGCGCGCACGCCTGCGGGCTTTAACAGCCTAGGCACCATAATCATGGAGTTTGGTGGCAATGTCACCTTACACCAAGCCATATACGGTGCCGCCAGCTGCCCCGAGGAGGATGTGCAGCCTCACTGCCGTGCCGGAGAGCAATTAAATCTGGAAAAGTGTCTCAAGTATTCCCTAGATATTGTGAATGGCCTGCTTTTCCTTCACTCGCAAAACATTGTACACTTGGACCTGAAGCCGGCTAACATTCTGATCAGTGAACAGGATGTCTGCAAAATCGGTGACTTCGGTTGCTCGGAGAAGCTGGAAGATCAGCTGTGCTTCCAGACCCCTCCTTACCCCCTAGGGGGCACCTACACCCACCGAGCCCCAGAGCTCCTGAAAGGGGAGACCCTAACGCCCAAAGCTGACATCTACTCCTTTGCCATCACTCTCTGGCAAATGGCTACCAAGGAGGCGCCTTACTCAGGGGAGCGGCAGTACGTGCTCTACGCCGTGGTGGCCTATAATCTCCGGCCGGCTCTGTCAGCAGCTGTCTTCACTGACTCCATCTCTGGGAAAAGACTTGAGAAGATCATCCAATGCTGCTGGAGGGCCAGGGCTTTGCAGCGGCCAAGTGCAGAACTCCTCCTGGTTGACCTTAACTCTTTAAGAGCTGAATTTGACTGA